A genomic region of Methanomicrobia archaeon contains the following coding sequences:
- a CDS encoding slipin family protein, which yields MAYEWLIGVLFFAVLVLASSVKVVKEYERGVIFRLGRLVGARGPGLFLIIPVFESMVKIDLRVSVFDIPPQEVITKDNVTARVNAVVYYRVLDPEKAVTEVEQYQYATSQIALTTIRGVIGQAELDEILSERDKINKRLQVIIDEATDPWGIKVSSVEIKDVELPKEMQRAMAAQAEAERNKRARIISADAEFQAAKKVAEAASVLQKEKGGMFIRTLQTIKEATEEKATTVIIPFPIEMLDALGYRSEARSKDKEETKERSE from the coding sequence ATGGCTTATGAATGGCTTATTGGAGTTTTATTTTTTGCAGTGCTCGTATTGGCATCGTCGGTAAAGGTAGTGAAGGAATATGAGCGGGGTGTAATCTTCAGGCTTGGACGTCTGGTCGGCGCGAGGGGGCCAGGGCTGTTCTTGATCATACCCGTATTCGAGTCCATGGTGAAGATAGACTTGCGTGTATCTGTCTTTGATATACCCCCGCAAGAGGTCATAACCAAAGATAACGTCACTGCGAGAGTGAATGCTGTCGTTTATTACCGCGTGCTTGATCCCGAGAAGGCGGTAACTGAGGTAGAGCAATACCAGTATGCCACCTCGCAAATCGCTCTGACCACAATAAGGGGTGTGATCGGTCAGGCGGAGCTGGACGAAATACTCTCCGAGCGAGACAAGATCAATAAACGATTGCAGGTCATAATAGACGAAGCAACAGACCCTTGGGGCATAAAGGTCTCTTCAGTGGAGATAAAGGACGTTGAACTGCCAAAAGAGATGCAGCGTGCAATGGCGGCACAGGCAGAAGCAGAGCGGAATAAAAGAGCACGAATTATCTCCGCAGATGCCGAGTTCCAGGCGGCGAAGAAAGTTGCAGAAGCTGCGAGCGTCCTGCAAAAAGAAAAAGGCGGGATGTTCATTCGAACGCTCCAAACGATAAAGGAGGCGACGGAGGAGAAGGCCACCACAGTTATCATTCCGTTCCCGATAGAGATGCTCGATGCGCTGGGATACCGCTCTGAGGCACGTTCCAAGGATAAAGAAGAGACCAAGGAGAGATCGGAATAA
- a CDS encoding molybdopterin molybdenumtransferase MoeA, which yields MGEQFLEITEKREVDAIIARVAAEVATARAKADAAVEKVNVAEALGRVAAVAVFSALDVPPFDRAIMDGYAVVASDTFYADEDNPASLIVNGLIFAGELPKQSVEPGYCSGISTGAPLPKGANATVKVENTAEYTEVIEGEERTKVKIYKPVAPGENIMRVGSDIKRGEQLIRRGTTLTPRDTGVLAACGLNEVMARRKPTVALTSTGNELTAPGETLEPAKIYDVNAQTLSDSVRECGCTPYFLGIVRDDIEEISGKLGESLEKGVDVIIVSGGTSAGVGDLLPKVVEERGEILVHGVDIKPGKPFIFGTIQGKPFFGLPGNPTSALITFNLFVAPLLRVLSGRARDYEEAKRRAGKGIKAKAAMRIFSDKGRNEYVLVTIGPTENAEEAAFLAYPILTGSGAITTLSKADGYLFMAKGKEIIEEGEPVEVAVLTELPRS from the coding sequence ATGGGGGAGCAGTTCTTAGAGATAACCGAGAAGCGGGAAGTCGATGCGATAATCGCGCGCGTTGCCGCAGAAGTAGCAACGGCACGAGCAAAAGCAGACGCAGCGGTAGAAAAGGTGAACGTAGCCGAGGCGCTCGGTAGAGTTGCTGCTGTCGCTGTCTTCTCAGCGCTTGATGTTCCTCCGTTTGATCGGGCGATCATGGACGGCTACGCAGTTGTAGCTTCAGACACCTTCTATGCCGATGAGGATAATCCCGCTTCCTTGATTGTAAACGGGTTAATCTTTGCGGGCGAGTTACCAAAACAGTCCGTAGAGCCAGGCTATTGCAGTGGCATATCGACCGGAGCCCCGCTGCCCAAAGGCGCGAACGCTACGGTGAAAGTAGAGAACACCGCCGAGTATACCGAGGTTATAGAAGGCGAAGAGCGAACGAAGGTAAAGATTTACAAACCCGTCGCTCCAGGCGAGAATATCATGCGTGTTGGCTCTGATATAAAGCGAGGAGAGCAACTAATACGGCGCGGCACGACGCTCACACCGCGTGATACCGGAGTCCTGGCTGCATGCGGGCTCAACGAAGTTATGGCCCGCAGAAAGCCGACGGTCGCGCTCACGTCCACGGGCAATGAGCTCACAGCACCTGGTGAAACGCTCGAACCCGCGAAGATCTATGACGTTAATGCCCAGACCCTCAGCGATTCGGTCCGTGAATGCGGTTGCACACCGTATTTCCTCGGCATAGTACGTGACGATATCGAGGAGATATCAGGAAAGCTAGGGGAGTCGTTGGAAAAGGGTGTTGACGTTATTATTGTCTCAGGAGGGACTTCCGCCGGCGTTGGTGACCTGTTGCCAAAGGTGGTAGAAGAGCGGGGCGAGATTCTCGTACACGGCGTTGACATCAAACCCGGAAAGCCCTTCATCTTCGGGACGATTCAAGGGAAGCCTTTCTTTGGCTTGCCCGGGAATCCGACATCTGCATTGATCACTTTCAATCTTTTCGTCGCGCCGCTGCTTCGCGTGCTATCAGGGCGTGCCCGGGACTATGAGGAAGCAAAGCGAAGAGCGGGAAAAGGAATAAAAGCAAAGGCTGCAATGCGGATCTTCTCCGATAAAGGCCGAAATGAATACGTGCTTGTCACTATCGGTCCGACGGAAAATGCGGAAGAAGCGGCATTCCTCGCTTATCCTATTCTCACCGGTTCGGGCGCGATTACAACGCTGTCAAAAGCCGATGGCTACCTCTTCATGGCAAAGGGTAAGGAGATAATAGAAGAAGGGGAACCGGTGGAGGTTGCAGTGTTGACCGAACTACCACGCAGCTAA
- a CDS encoding M42 family metallopeptidase, whose product MSELKELLKKLAEAHGLSGYEGEIRAIIEAELEEYVDEITIDQLGNLIATKHGKKPSVMVAAHIDEIGLMVKHINDEGFITFSPIGGWFAQTLLNQRVIVHAEGGGLYGVIGSKPPHVMKKEEREKVIKVEDMFIDVGARSREEVEQMGISIGTPVTIDRHFVSLGNDRASCKALDNRAGVAVMIEALKRTKTEFEVYAVGTVQEEVGLKGARTTAYALSPDVALATDVDVAGGHPGMEKKDAPVEVGKGPVITVSDASGRGIITPLSVLTWLKETAARCDIEYQLSVADGGNTDASIIHLTKSGIPTGIVSIPTRYIHTPVESLSLQDLDKCAELIARAIELVGEYF is encoded by the coding sequence ATGTCTGAACTGAAAGAACTGCTGAAGAAACTGGCAGAGGCACATGGCCTTTCGGGCTACGAAGGCGAGATAAGGGCGATAATCGAGGCCGAGTTAGAAGAGTATGTGGACGAAATAACAATCGACCAGTTAGGGAATCTGATAGCCACGAAGCACGGTAAGAAACCATCTGTTATGGTTGCTGCGCACATCGATGAGATCGGACTTATGGTGAAGCATATAAATGATGAGGGGTTCATTACGTTCTCACCCATTGGCGGCTGGTTCGCCCAAACGCTGCTCAATCAGCGGGTGATTGTGCACGCGGAGGGCGGCGGTTTGTACGGCGTTATCGGCTCGAAGCCACCGCATGTAATGAAGAAGGAGGAGCGCGAGAAGGTCATCAAAGTGGAAGACATGTTCATCGATGTGGGCGCTCGTAGCAGAGAAGAAGTGGAGCAGATGGGGATATCCATCGGCACGCCGGTTACTATCGACCGGCACTTTGTCAGTCTCGGAAATGATAGGGCTTCTTGCAAGGCACTTGACAACCGTGCAGGCGTTGCCGTGATGATAGAGGCATTGAAACGGACAAAAACCGAATTCGAGGTCTACGCAGTAGGAACAGTGCAGGAAGAGGTAGGGCTGAAAGGAGCGCGAACTACCGCGTATGCGCTCAGTCCTGACGTGGCACTTGCGACCGATGTTGACGTAGCCGGCGGGCATCCGGGAATGGAGAAGAAGGATGCACCGGTCGAAGTAGGCAAAGGCCCGGTAATTACCGTTTCCGACGCCTCCGGTCGTGGCATTATAACGCCCCTTTCGGTACTGACGTGGCTGAAAGAGACCGCAGCTCGTTGCGATATCGAATATCAGCTCAGCGTGGCGGATGGCGGCAATACCGACGCAAGCATAATACATCTCACGAAAAGCGGCATACCTACCGGCATCGTAAGCATCCCGACTCGGTATATCCACACGCCCGTAGAGTCGTTAAGCTTGCAAGACCTTGACAAATGCGCGGAACTCATTGCACGTGCGATCGAGTTGGTGGGCGAGTACTTCTAA
- a CDS encoding anaerobic ribonucleoside-triphosphate reductase activating protein, translating to MATVNLGGIVPFSTIDWRGKAAMVIFLSGCPLRCIYCQNSQLLGVANSVDAEELEAEITKNKDFIDAVVLSGGEPFMQPHAVEAIARFAKKHALLVAAQTCGFYPQAVEAMLKSNLIDKIFLDIKAPLADETLYEEIARASGVAERVESTLEVCIHSAIDLEIVTTVFKNFIGLEEVKRIAMELEEAGAANCPYVIQQGRPELVPEGVIREADAFTNDELKELAAGAYQTGHLKEVRIRTRAAGEEVIYGGNKERW from the coding sequence ATGGCAACCGTAAACCTTGGCGGGATCGTCCCCTTCTCTACCATTGACTGGCGCGGAAAAGCCGCGATGGTGATATTTCTCAGTGGCTGCCCGCTCCGATGCATTTATTGCCAGAATTCTCAACTCCTGGGAGTGGCGAACTCGGTTGACGCGGAAGAGCTAGAAGCGGAGATAACCAAGAACAAAGATTTTATCGACGCGGTGGTGCTATCGGGCGGCGAACCGTTCATGCAACCACACGCAGTAGAGGCGATTGCGCGATTTGCCAAGAAGCACGCGCTGCTCGTTGCGGCGCAGACCTGCGGTTTTTATCCCCAGGCAGTCGAAGCTATGCTCAAGAGTAACCTCATCGATAAGATCTTCCTTGACATTAAGGCGCCACTGGCGGATGAGACGCTTTATGAAGAAATAGCAAGAGCGTCGGGGGTGGCAGAGCGGGTGGAAAGTACGCTTGAGGTTTGCATTCATTCGGCTATTGATCTCGAAATAGTAACAACGGTCTTCAAAAATTTCATTGGCTTGGAGGAAGTGAAACGGATCGCAATGGAGCTCGAAGAGGCGGGTGCCGCAAATTGCCCGTATGTCATACAACAGGGACGACCGGAACTCGTTCCAGAAGGAGTGATAAGAGAAGCTGACGCGTTCACAAACGATGAACTGAAAGAACTTGCTGCAGGTGCTTATCAAACCGGGCACCTGAAGGAAGTGAGAATTAGAACCAGAGCAGCTGGCGAGGAAGTGATTTATGGAGGGAATAAAGAAAGATGGTAA
- a CDS encoding MmoB/DmpM family protein, whose protein sequence is MVSVFLDAIPPNVLAARALCKDNEESNATFVCFGMLIRIRGDERLVLRREVIEEAIGRGLTENEWQSIMWHYIGVISKAEETELVFEDSEESRAMDAYWDEQLERLEEKT, encoded by the coding sequence ATGGTAAGCGTTTTTCTTGATGCGATCCCGCCAAACGTGCTTGCTGCAAGAGCATTGTGTAAAGATAACGAGGAGAGCAATGCGACGTTCGTCTGCTTCGGTATGCTGATCCGGATACGGGGCGATGAGAGACTTGTGCTGAGGCGTGAAGTTATCGAAGAGGCGATTGGTCGGGGGCTGACGGAGAACGAATGGCAGAGTATTATGTGGCATTACATCGGTGTTATCTCGAAAGCGGAAGAAACCGAGCTTGTATTCGAGGATTCCGAAGAATCAAGGGCGATGGACGCGTATTGGGATGAGCAGTTAGAACGTCTAGAGGAGAAAACTTAA
- a CDS encoding DUF22 domain-containing protein, which produces MARIEHVYWKDKIGGEIERQVTEAFSYGFTVGPHGEWEMLIAKEDIKVKKNELVTIKIEEVEVPRKAIVLPCPIMRHALGIVASIAFVGAPMSVEERRTLKEVIFLPVTDGKVGKGELLCVVNVFYASIERRLARGAAEKWLRERYRY; this is translated from the coding sequence ATGGCAAGAATAGAACACGTTTACTGGAAGGACAAAATCGGCGGCGAAATAGAGCGGCAGGTGACAGAGGCTTTCAGCTACGGTTTCACTGTCGGCCCGCACGGCGAATGGGAGATGCTCATTGCAAAGGAAGACATAAAAGTGAAGAAGAATGAACTCGTTACCATAAAGATAGAAGAAGTAGAGGTGCCCAGGAAGGCGATAGTCCTACCTTGCCCCATAATGCGACATGCCCTTGGTATAGTTGCTTCGATCGCATTTGTGGGAGCGCCAATGAGTGTTGAGGAACGGAGGACTCTTAAAGAGGTTATTTTTCTCCCCGTAACTGATGGTAAGGTTGGAAAAGGCGAGTTACTCTGTGTTGTAAACGTCTTCTATGCCTCCATAGAGCGAAGGCTTGCGAGAGGTGCTGCGGAGAAGTGGCTGCGCGAGAGATACAGGTATTAG
- the fliE gene encoding flagellar hook-basal body complex protein FliE, producing the protein MQVLAFVGAPAAGKTVAALVAKDMDLPIITMGDVIREELKRQGLPLSDDNAGRLATELREREGLDAIAKRCIPRIRAVLDRVGGEAKKTVVVIDGIRGTAEVESFKKEFGPDFTLVRIDTPLIRRYERIKARGRADDALTLKEFKEREEREKGWGMGEAMEKADKVVKNEGSLGTFKEEIKRILDPQV; encoded by the coding sequence ATACAGGTATTAGCATTTGTCGGCGCGCCCGCAGCGGGGAAGACTGTGGCTGCTTTAGTAGCAAAGGATATGGACCTCCCGATCATCACGATGGGAGACGTGATACGAGAAGAGCTAAAGAGGCAAGGTCTGCCGTTAAGTGACGATAATGCGGGCAGACTTGCAACTGAGCTGCGTGAGCGGGAAGGACTCGATGCAATCGCCAAGCGGTGCATCCCACGTATAAGAGCCGTACTGGATAGAGTGGGGGGCGAAGCGAAAAAGACCGTTGTCGTAATCGATGGGATAAGAGGCACGGCAGAGGTAGAAAGCTTCAAGAAGGAGTTCGGCCCCGATTTCACGCTTGTCAGGATTGATACCCCGCTTATTCGGCGCTACGAACGGATAAAAGCACGTGGCCGGGCTGACGACGCGTTAACACTCAAAGAATTCAAAGAGCGAGAGGAACGAGAGAAGGGGTGGGGAATGGGCGAAGCGATGGAAAAAGCAGATAAGGTGGTAAAGAACGAGGGCTCTTTGGGAACGTTTAAAGAAGAGATAAAGCGGATTTTAGATCCACAAGTTTGA
- the dnaJ gene encoding molecular chaperone DnaJ, translated as MAEKRDYYTVLGVEREASKDDIRRAYRRLAKKHHPDLNKDNPKEAEEKFKELSEAYEVLSDPQKRVNYDRLGHAGVDFGPGGFTWSNFTRSSDIEDIFGDLIRDLFGGNFGFGGSRATRAGAGSSPFDVFFGGGGRGYTRAEERYKPERGSDIRYDLGIELEEAAKGLEKEISITKNERCTSCSGTGASSGGLETCTACGGSGQVQRAQRQGFAQFISISACPSCDGRGQVITKPCGNCNGSGKVRVTKQITVKIPSGVDTGSRLRVAGEGGAGERGGPPGDLYVIMHVREHDFFKRAGADLFCEVPVRFAQAAFGDEIEISTIDGDGARIKIPAGTQSGTNFRLKNKGMPDLKGYGRGNLVVRVKVVTPTKLSKKQKELLSEFDKEEEGQGHEREEGGWKQKKSFSWWSKSRSRSG; from the coding sequence TTGGCAGAGAAGCGAGATTACTACACTGTTTTAGGTGTGGAGAGAGAAGCATCGAAGGATGATATTAGGCGTGCGTATCGGAGATTAGCGAAGAAGCATCATCCCGATTTGAATAAGGATAACCCAAAAGAGGCTGAGGAGAAGTTTAAAGAGCTTTCCGAGGCTTATGAAGTGCTATCAGATCCGCAGAAGCGTGTAAATTACGATCGACTCGGACATGCGGGCGTTGATTTCGGCCCTGGCGGATTTACGTGGTCTAATTTCACGAGAAGCAGCGACATAGAGGATATCTTTGGCGATCTGATCAGGGATCTGTTTGGCGGCAATTTCGGATTCGGTGGCAGTAGAGCTACGCGAGCCGGAGCGGGTTCTTCTCCATTTGACGTCTTCTTTGGCGGCGGAGGCCGCGGCTATACACGCGCAGAAGAGCGTTATAAGCCAGAACGGGGGAGCGACATTCGATATGATCTTGGAATAGAGCTTGAGGAAGCAGCGAAAGGTTTGGAGAAGGAGATAAGCATCACGAAGAACGAGCGCTGCACCTCCTGTAGCGGTACGGGAGCGAGTTCAGGCGGATTGGAGACATGTACCGCGTGCGGCGGGTCCGGGCAGGTGCAAAGAGCGCAGAGACAAGGCTTCGCGCAGTTCATTTCCATCTCGGCCTGCCCGAGCTGTGACGGTCGCGGTCAGGTGATAACGAAGCCGTGCGGGAATTGTAATGGCTCCGGTAAGGTTAGAGTAACGAAGCAAATCACGGTGAAGATCCCCTCGGGCGTGGATACCGGGAGTCGATTGCGGGTGGCAGGAGAAGGCGGCGCAGGGGAACGAGGCGGCCCTCCGGGCGATTTGTATGTGATAATGCATGTACGAGAGCATGACTTCTTCAAACGAGCGGGGGCGGATCTGTTCTGTGAAGTTCCGGTTCGCTTTGCTCAAGCGGCATTCGGCGATGAGATCGAGATAAGCACGATCGATGGCGACGGTGCGCGAATAAAAATCCCCGCGGGTACGCAATCAGGCACGAACTTCCGGCTGAAGAACAAGGGCATGCCTGATTTGAAGGGCTACGGCAGGGGGAACCTTGTAGTGCGGGTGAAGGTGGTGACGCCGACGAAATTGAGCAAGAAGCAGAAAGAATTACTCTCCGAATTTGATAAAGAGGAAGAAGGACAGGGGCACGAGCGAGAAGAAGGCGGCTGGAAGCAGAAGAAGAGTTTCTCGTGGTGGAGTAAAAGCAGAAGTAGAAGTGGCTGA
- the infB gene encoding translation initiation factor IF-2, with protein MGEKRDIRTPILSVVGHIDHGKTTLLDSLRGTTVAEKEAGRVTQHIGATEIPITTIKQICEPLKRDWTDIDIPGLLIIDTPGHHAFASLRKRGSALADVAVIVVDVMEGFQPQTYESLSVLRLLKTPFVVVLNKIDRIKGWHSKKKPFLINYTEQPEYAQKEVDTRLYSVVGDLYDKGFSADRYDRIKDFSKNVAIVPVSAKTGEGIADLLLVLIGLSQRYFERTLQLHLEEAGVGTILEKKEEKGLGTTIDAILYDGKLNVGDTIVVGSTEEEPIVTKVKALLKPRALQEIRVEQRFERVKTVNAAVGLKIVAPNLESALPGSQVRVVKEEAALERVMGEVKSDIEALKMETVPEGIIIRADTMGSLEALAQELREQGIEEIKRADIGNISKRDVMEATTVTDRYLRVIFGFNVGFLPDAREAAEEAELPVFTSDVIYRLIEDYGDWVKTEKEREKKELLERVSTPAKIKILPGCLFRLSKPAIVGVEVLAGKIRTGVELIKPDGSNVGPINEIQDKGENISRAEQGMQVAIALRKPTVGRHINENDVLYTNLNEAEVTELKKHGGVLSPEEEEVLEELLEIKRKRPFREE; from the coding sequence ATGGGCGAGAAGCGCGACATCAGGACTCCGATACTCTCTGTGGTGGGGCACATAGATCATGGTAAGACCACGTTGCTCGATTCACTGCGGGGCACGACGGTGGCGGAGAAGGAAGCAGGTCGCGTTACACAGCACATCGGCGCCACTGAAATCCCGATTACCACGATAAAGCAAATTTGCGAGCCGCTGAAGCGCGATTGGACGGACATAGACATTCCAGGGTTGCTTATTATTGACACCCCGGGACATCATGCCTTTGCGTCTTTGCGGAAACGCGGCAGTGCGTTAGCGGACGTTGCGGTCATCGTGGTTGACGTGATGGAGGGCTTTCAGCCGCAGACGTACGAATCTTTGAGCGTGTTACGGTTATTAAAAACGCCGTTTGTCGTCGTATTGAACAAGATCGATCGTATAAAAGGGTGGCACTCGAAGAAGAAGCCATTCCTTATTAATTATACTGAACAGCCGGAATACGCGCAGAAGGAGGTAGATACGCGGCTATACAGCGTCGTGGGCGATCTTTACGATAAAGGCTTCTCGGCGGATCGGTACGACCGGATAAAGGACTTTTCGAAGAACGTGGCGATCGTACCGGTGAGTGCGAAGACCGGCGAGGGCATTGCGGATTTGCTGCTCGTGCTGATCGGGCTATCGCAGCGGTACTTCGAGCGAACCTTACAGCTGCATTTGGAGGAAGCGGGCGTTGGCACGATCTTGGAGAAGAAGGAGGAGAAAGGGCTTGGGACCACGATAGACGCGATCTTATACGATGGTAAGCTCAACGTGGGCGATACGATTGTCGTGGGAAGCACCGAGGAGGAACCGATCGTAACGAAGGTGAAGGCGTTGCTCAAGCCACGGGCGTTGCAGGAGATACGTGTGGAGCAGCGATTCGAGCGTGTGAAAACGGTGAATGCCGCGGTCGGTCTGAAAATAGTGGCGCCAAATCTGGAATCAGCGCTGCCCGGGTCGCAGGTGCGTGTCGTGAAGGAGGAAGCGGCGCTCGAACGCGTAATGGGCGAAGTGAAGAGCGATATCGAAGCGCTCAAAATGGAAACCGTCCCCGAGGGGATCATTATAAGAGCAGATACCATGGGCTCGCTCGAGGCGCTTGCCCAGGAGCTCAGGGAGCAGGGTATCGAGGAGATCAAACGCGCAGACATCGGGAACATATCCAAACGGGACGTGATGGAAGCTACTACGGTTACAGATCGTTATTTACGGGTTATCTTCGGGTTTAACGTTGGCTTTCTTCCTGATGCGAGAGAAGCGGCGGAAGAAGCAGAGCTTCCGGTGTTTACGAGTGACGTCATTTATCGGTTGATCGAGGATTACGGAGACTGGGTGAAGACCGAGAAGGAGCGAGAGAAGAAAGAGCTTCTGGAACGGGTGAGTACGCCCGCGAAGATCAAGATACTGCCCGGATGCTTGTTCAGACTGAGCAAGCCGGCGATTGTTGGTGTGGAGGTGCTGGCTGGAAAGATAAGGACGGGTGTGGAGTTGATCAAACCGGACGGGTCGAATGTCGGCCCGATCAACGAGATACAGGATAAAGGCGAGAATATATCGCGTGCAGAGCAGGGCATGCAGGTGGCAATCGCGCTACGGAAACCGACGGTCGGGCGGCACATCAACGAGAACGACGTGTTGTACACGAATCTTAACGAAGCTGAGGTAACCGAACTGAAGAAGCACGGTGGGGTACTCTCGCCAGAGGAAGAGGAAGTGCTGGAGGAATTGTTGGAGATTAAACGGAAAAGGCCGTTCAGGGAGGAGTGA
- a CDS encoding 30S ribosomal protein S6e has product MQIVISDSKTGKAYKVEGKDAEANALFIGKRIGEVVDADILGLGGYALEITGGSDKQGMPMRKDVAGPVRKRILITDPPGYQPKEQGKRRRKSVRGNEISTEISQINLIVKDYGKKSLAELLAKAAAEEA; this is encoded by the coding sequence ATGCAGATTGTGATAAGCGATTCAAAAACAGGTAAAGCGTACAAAGTAGAAGGTAAGGATGCAGAAGCGAATGCGCTCTTCATCGGGAAACGGATCGGCGAGGTGGTGGATGCGGACATTCTTGGTCTGGGCGGCTATGCACTCGAGATAACAGGTGGCTCGGACAAGCAGGGCATGCCGATGCGTAAAGACGTTGCGGGTCCGGTGCGGAAGCGGATTTTAATCACTGATCCTCCCGGTTACCAGCCGAAAGAGCAGGGTAAACGGCGCCGCAAATCCGTGCGGGGTAATGAAATCTCCACTGAGATCTCGCAGATTAACCTAATCGTCAAGGATTACGGCAAGAAATCGCTTGCGGAGCTTCTGGCGAAGGCAGCAGCGGAAGAGGCGTGA
- a CDS encoding HD domain-containing protein, whose amino-acid sequence MPNVIRDPLHGYIELDELASAIIDTVEMQRLRRIRQLGFSYLVYPGANHTRFEHSLGTYHLMNVLLNRLEVAKEEEQELLVAALIHDVGHGPYSHVTEPLIKRLTGKGHEDLESVLFAPAGERKKDTETTAPTVTEVVEEHHLDMRKILSYIKGEKNEGTRKRDLFRILNGEIDVDKMDYLVRDSYYTGVAYGVVDNIRLIQGLGFFNDELVLTEKGILPAEYLLFSRFLMHPTVYNHHTGRIAQLMLLNALDAFIESRSESGAVSEPKAYAAALRSMDDSEINIALRNAGGYPNEMITRLNERRLFKRAVYTNVSELEGNVAEELRDARRLQEVVDEISTRAGVDKKYVLLDYQKPKGEELEEGAAKVVIGNEFKSLREVSSLVAMLSREFERKYKIGVYTSEKYRTAVKKAAEEILLQYK is encoded by the coding sequence ATGCCGAACGTAATACGAGACCCGCTGCATGGATATATAGAACTGGACGAACTTGCCAGCGCGATCATAGATACCGTGGAGATGCAGCGGTTGCGGCGAATCAGACAGCTCGGCTTCTCCTATCTGGTCTATCCGGGCGCAAACCATACGCGGTTCGAGCATTCGCTCGGCACGTACCACCTGATGAACGTCTTGCTGAACCGGCTCGAAGTAGCGAAAGAGGAGGAGCAGGAGCTTCTCGTCGCGGCTTTGATCCATGACGTTGGCCACGGCCCGTATTCGCACGTGACCGAGCCACTGATAAAGCGGCTGACGGGAAAAGGCCATGAAGATCTCGAATCCGTGCTCTTTGCACCTGCGGGAGAGCGGAAAAAAGATACCGAAACCACGGCACCGACCGTTACAGAGGTTGTAGAAGAACATCACCTGGACATGCGGAAGATACTGAGTTACATAAAAGGCGAAAAAAACGAGGGCACGCGAAAGCGGGATCTTTTTCGGATATTAAACGGCGAAATCGACGTGGACAAGATGGATTATCTGGTCAGAGATTCGTATTATACTGGCGTGGCTTACGGCGTCGTTGACAATATACGGCTCATTCAGGGGCTTGGCTTCTTCAACGATGAGCTCGTTTTGACAGAGAAGGGGATTCTCCCGGCAGAATATCTGCTCTTCTCTCGATTCCTGATGCATCCGACCGTTTATAATCATCATACCGGTCGGATAGCGCAATTGATGCTTTTGAACGCGCTTGACGCGTTCATCGAATCTCGATCTGAATCCGGGGCTGTATCTGAACCGAAGGCCTATGCAGCCGCATTAAGGAGTATGGACGATTCCGAGATAAATATCGCGCTCAGGAATGCCGGAGGCTATCCAAACGAGATGATAACACGGCTGAACGAGCGGCGGTTGTTCAAACGGGCTGTGTATACCAACGTAAGCGAGCTGGAGGGTAACGTTGCGGAGGAATTACGTGACGCACGACGGCTGCAAGAAGTCGTGGATGAGATAAGCACGCGTGCGGGCGTTGATAAAAAATATGTCTTGCTGGACTATCAGAAGCCAAAAGGCGAGGAGTTAGAAGAAGGTGCGGCGAAGGTCGTTATCGGGAACGAATTTAAGAGCTTACGGGAGGTCTCATCGCTCGTTGCCATGCTCAGTCGTGAATTCGAGCGGAAGTATAAAATCGGGGTTTATACGTCTGAAAAATACCGGACTGCGGTGAAAAAAGCTGCGGAAGAGATATTGTTGCAGTATAAGTGA